A single Phragmites australis chromosome 4, lpPhrAust1.1, whole genome shotgun sequence DNA region contains:
- the LOC133914455 gene encoding uncharacterized protein LOC133914455, translating to MRRHGNEASPSILHTSSIALLQERFRNLQRVKEMREGRDLQRVYSTDTDHAGSLSTPNSRAAEVCLTPPYISNEQPMWFLHPDLVRPSRPLHGPVYHGLDANGAKTSPPPASSWGGMQNSGYRSDVDVDTSLHL from the coding sequence ATGAGAAGGCACGGCAATGAGGCCTCCCCTTCCATCCTCCACACTTCTTCCATagctctcctccaggagagGTTCAGAAACCTGCAGAGGGTGAAGGAGATGAGAGAGGGGAGGGACTTGCAGAGGGTGTACTCTACTGATACTGACCATGCTGGGTCTTTGTCGACTCCGAACAGCCGAGCAGCGGAGGTGTGCCTTACTCCTCCCTACATCAGCAACGAGCAACCGATGTGGTTCTTGCACCCGGACTTGGTCCGACCGTCGAGGCCCCTGCATGGCCCGGTGTACCACGGGCTCGACGCCAACGGCGCAAAGACCTCGCCACCACCGGCGAGCTCGTGGGGAGGAATGCAGAATTCAGGCTATAGGAGTGATGTAGATGTCGATACCTCTCTTCATCTGTAA